The following proteins are encoded in a genomic region of Neospora caninum Liverpool complete genome, chromosome XI:
- a CDS encoding putative short-chain dehydrogenase/reductase family protein gives MEFHAIGSVLANLFASPALLAVAGCASVKLAACVLNFIWSLCAAYLLREADFWTKLLPEKRGYWKNRVAWVTGSSSGIGLSLCRLLAQRGCRIIMSSRNMEDLQAAKQDVVTFCAQKGLQESENAFLLLPFDMLKLEALEDVVKKATAWAPNGRIDFLFNNAGVSSRGLFMSYEATEKILKIDLLAQVKLTKLVLPIMSKAGFGHIIFTNSESSKLVTCGREPYCMAKAGLLCFAESLSRDLKAKSINISVTSAVPGCIRTNTSYKTLGPDGAPLTDDTSYMHPDVAAGLSPDTAARYMLKAASNKLRECWVAPTPVLFYLYVQEYLPDLMSSLLDLRAEAHALEIEEEAQELEEIAQSVSRTSPQTT, from the exons ATGGAGTTTCATGCGATTGGGAGCGTACTAGCCAacctcttcgcttcgccgGCCTTACTCGCAGTCGCGGGCTGCGCGAGTGTCAAACTAGCGGCTTGTGTGTTGAACTTCATCTGGTCTCTTTGCGCTGCCTACCTTCTTCGAGAAGCAGATTTCTGGACCAAGTTGTTGCCCGAAAAACGGGGATACTGGAAAAATCGCGTCGCGTGGGTTACAG GCTCCTCCAGTGGCATCGGTCTAagtctctgtcgtcttctaGCTCAACGAGGATGCCGCATCATTATGTCCAGTCGGAATATGGAGGACCTACAGGCAGCGAAGCAGGACGTGGTTACGTTTTGCGCACAGAAGGGATTGCAGGAGTCTGAGAAtgcttttctcctccttcccttcgaTATGCTAAAGCTCGAGGCATTGGAGGATGTCGTCAAGAAAGCTACTGCTTGGGCACCTAATGGCCGCATAGATTTTCTCTTCAACAACGCGG GTGTCTCCAGTCGGGGGCTTTTCATGTCTTACGAGGCTACCGAGAAGATTTTGAAGATCGATTTGCTAGCTCAGGTCAAACTGACGAAGCTGGTTCTCCCTATCATGAGCAAGGCAGGTTTTGGCCACATCATCTTCACAAACTCGGAGAGCAGCAAGCTGGTTACATGCGGTCGCGAGCCGTATTGTATGGCCAAAGCTGGTCTTTTGTGCTTCGCCGAGTCATTGTCGA GGGACCTCAAAGCAAAAAGCATAAACATCTCCGTAACGAGCGCCGTCCCCGGTTGCATCCGGACCAACACGAGCTACAAGACTCTGGGCCCAGACGGAGCACCGTTGACTGACGACACGTCGTATATGCATCCGGACGTCGCTGCAG GTCTGTCTCCTGATACTGCCGCCAGGTACATGCTAAAGGCCGCTTCAAACAAACTACGAGAATGCTGGGTCGCGCCAACTCCCGTCCTCTTCTATTTATATGTCCAGGAGTATTTACCGGATTTAATGAGCAGTCTGTTGGATTTGCGGGCCGAGGCCCATGCTCTCGAAAttgaggaagaagcgcaagAACTGGAAGAGATTGCCCAGAGTGTATCACGGACTTCCCCACAAACAACTTGA